CTCACGAATTTCAATCAATTCATTTTTCGGCAACAGCGACATTTCTTTCATATAAATTTAACAAATTTCACGGAAAGCAGAGAACTTTACCAAAATTCGCAACAAATTTCGAAACCGCAACGAATAATTTGATAAATCCTCTGATTTCCAACAGATCTGCACATCAAAaaaccacaaaatcaatcaaaaaCTCAATAATTTCACAAAAACCAACAAAAAAAACTCAAAAACCAATGAAATCAAATCAATTAAAGAAACAAACGAACCTCACATATAATaaagattcaatctttgaatcGTTTGCTAAGAATCACCGCACAATCAGACCacaacacatatatatatatatatacgtacatatatatatgtgtttgagGGATATATATAGAGAAGGAGAGCTAGGGTTTGGGGATAATAAAGGCGGCGAATAAAAGAGAATAAAATAAGGTCAATGATAGAGGGGGGAAGctgtaaaaaataaaaaagaacgATTTTAATTGTTGTAAAAAATACAGATACAGATTTGATTGTGTCGTGTGTATATAAAAATGAAATTGAAAGGGGATATTGGGGTAAAGAAGAAAAGGGGGGGGGGAGAAAAAGGGACGATGGGGGCGAGGGTAAAAGCAGGTAGGGGGGTCCCTTTTTCTGTTTACCTCTTGTAAACGAAACAAACACCTATCTCAATTCTACATTCCCATTCAGGGAGAGAGAAACTAGTGGAGAGAGATCGAGAAACAGCGAGAGAGAGATTGGGAGAGATATTTAAAAAAATGCTAattaagttttttttttaattttagaaatatatttttttttatttaggaattatgtatatatatgtgtgattgGGAATACAAACACAAGATAAGGGGTGACGTTATTATCATTTTTTGTTGTCATCTTATTGAATTTATtactatattaatttattttttttaatgcAAAAGCTTAGAAACAATATTTTGTAGTCGCTGGCCTCTCAAGATATTATGATATGATATTATTTCATGGCTTTGTGTGTATCTGTCCATGCGCCATAAAATATCTGTATACATGCCTTGATATTTAGctcatcaaaacaaaaaccaaACAAAAGTGGTCCATATAAAACAAGCAGGTATGTATATATGAACCGCTCAACCGCGTGCAATCGCTCGCAGCCGATCGCattttatgaataattacgaAATACGGGTTGGTTgtgaatttaaattttaaaaactgctcattcgcggtttggatgcggttttaaattattgaaaatcgtaaaatcgcaaccgcaaatcacaacatatatttataataaaatatatttttaaaaatatagttgatatcatataaattaataaatatacacaTTTATTAACTAATCTTAGGTTAATGTTAGGATTTCGTTCATAAGattcacaatcattataagatatataaccaaaCAAATGGAAAATGTAATTAACGTGTAATTTTTTTATGCTTTTTTTTTCTCAAGCCTCcatatttttgtatgtttttaatattcTTGCTCCATACGTAAcattagtttatattttatttttgaatgtaaatttattacgtaacttaaacttgaatttattaatatttcgaatttatttttttacaaattaataattattttaaaataagtggtttAACCGCCAACCGATCCGTAATAACCACAAATTCGCAACCGCAAGTTAACAAATTTTTAAAACCGCTCTTAGCGATTTGGTTTGAATTTTACCCAAAAACCGATCTGAACCGTGTACACCCCTAACAAGCATTTCATCATCGCCATTGAATTATTGATAAAATGTGAATGAATACGAGGGAGTAAACAGACTTTTCAATCAAATTGTCGTTCCAAACACTAATAATGATCAAAATACCCCTTAAACCAGGTTTATTAAGCATTAACCAAAGACTGGTCTGATTAACAAGCAAGCGAAACTTGAAACGGTGTACTTCTTTTGATTTGATATCCTTAAATGCACTGCAAAATGTTTCTTTTAGTATTATGATTGTTTAATCAAATCTATACATATGCAGTTCAGATATTATGATTGTTTAATCAAATCTATACATATGCAGTTCAGAATTTTGATGTGAAAAGATACTTAATTGCCAAAATTGTTTTTGTGCTACTAGATTTTAAAATAAAGCAGCTTGACTGCCAAAACCGCCACAGGATTTAAGGTACAAGGAAATATTAATTCAGCGTCTGAGGAAGGCTTCACCGCTCACACTACTTGCTTCCGGTAACTGGGAGATATACACCCTCTGATGCCATCCAAATATTATCTGGACGTTTCAATCTTACGCCACAAACCTGCATAATATAGAAGTTTCAACTTAATCAACTCTGGAAAAGGAAGTTTAGCAACTCCAATGGCCACAGGCAAATGCTAAAATAATTAAACAAGATCAGAAAGGTGTGATAAAACCAACTAAGATCTAATAATGCATTTTTCCTGGTGCTTATTAGAGTTATTACATGAAATTTTTTAGAAAATTGTGTTTGAAATTTGGGCCACACAAAAGTGCCTATAGTCCCAACTCCCATTCATCCCCACACTTCTTTTCTTGTTTTCTCTTTTTGGAGGGTTcttatttttatcaatttttttCTGCGGGGTTCTTTTGTGCTACATTCTATGTTAAGATACTAATTCCTAGTCGGCTGGGACTTCAGAAACCTTGATGGTACAAATATATTGCATATTTCAAGTTCTTACCTCTTGCTGACCGCCAGCAGTCCGGCTGAATTTTTTGTCATGACTGTGTAGATAGCCTTGAGTGTCCACGTGAAAAAGTCTGACCTTCTGATCTTGCCTCCAACTTTTGCCACTTCCTTCAATTTCAAGTCTAAACAACAATTTCAGCAGGAAAGAAAATCTGTCAGTGAAGGCACTCACAGAAACTGTCAACACAGCACTATAAGAAAATTAATGTATGCATACTTCCAGTGATCCCCTGTATCAGAGTTTCCATCGTCTCCAAAGCAACTCACCTGCATATTGATGAAGCCTAAATGACAAGATCCTCAATAAACTGTAACAGTGCTAGTTTCTACTTCCCCATTCAAAAAACACTGCAAGCTCCAAACTGCGGTAACCTAAAACTCTCGACCAACATTTTCTTCAATATATTTTTTATGGCAACGACATATTTTTGCCATATGGTGAATGGAAAATTCAAGATATGTCATCCACATGCACTCGAAACAGCATTGATGCCACAAACACAATAACACCTAATTGATTGCTTGTATATGAAATACAATAAATAACTTTATTAATTTAAAACTTTTGTACAATATATATGATGGCAATTAAGTTAAAGCTTAAAAGTGAAAGTATGAACAAATAAATTGCAATGATATATTCTATAATAAAGATTAATATAATATACATGCATGTCTGTGAAGATGCTCAAGGGAAAACCAATAAATAAATGATACTTTACATATAAATCACATTGGCTCTATGGACACCGAAGCAGGCAGGGCAACATATTCGTATGTATTTCTATAGGTCCACTAACTGTGGCAAGGACTTAAGAACCTTGCTCAACCGTGCTTCTTACTGTGATAACATTATAAATATACATACTTTGATATATCAAAAGATTCCAATCACTCTGTTCTGGTTTTAAATTTCTTACAGATCCGAGGAAAACTCACTAGGGTGTGTTTAAACAAGAGTGATGAATTAGGTCCAGAAACTAATATAGGACAtctaaatgaagctgagaagcTCCAAAATCGAACACAAACTTTGCTCGAGGGGACTGTTGAATTAACAATGCTAACCAGAAACTAGGTCCTAATAGGGCATACACCATACACAGATACAAGCATGAAAACTTATAAGTATCTAAAAACTTTTAGTCATCGTTGAACATATTGAACTTTATTTGTCATAATTCATATGCCCGTGTTGTAGAAGACCAACAGAACAAGCACAATATATAAGCAATTGGTAGCAAAGATAGTAATAATGTCATCAACTGAATGATAGCAACATGTACAGGACAGAAGACAATGAATATAATCCAGAAAGATTGCTGATCAAATATCATCTAGCAGATCCTTTTGTAACCATGAATATAAATGTGGATAATGCATGCAAAAACACTACAGGGCATCTTAGAGGGTTCACAGATAATGCAGTTATATAGTGACCACTATCAAAAATAGTAAAGTCTATAGAGCAGCTAATAGAAGAAGTCAGTTCATTAACCTCCATATTTCCAGATATAGGGGATGCATGTAAATGGCTATGAAGCCATCTTCGGGTCCTCATATGCTGCAACCGAATGATTGTTCCACTTTTAATCGTGTTTCCTTGTTTTTCATTCGTATCAGGAATAGGCCTAACAATCTAAGATGAATAAACAAGAAAACATATGAAACAAAGTAAAGAATAACTCAATGTTTAAAACGTTGAAATGACAAGTAGGATTAATTAGAAAACATACCCAGTAGCTGTTAGAATCATCAACATTTGGGAAACCAGTAACTGACTGCTGTCCACTACCAGAACCATATGGCACATCATGTGAGTGCAATCGAAATTTTGTTTTCTCGTGCATCAGCTTGATCACAGACCCATAAGTAACCTACAACCATCAAATGGTTAGATTCATAATAGTGCAAGTCAGTAACATATAAAAATATAACTACATCATGTACATTATATCTAAGAAATTACAACAATATATTAATCCTACATAAAAATAACAATTTCCAACACTGACAGGACTTAAACCCGAACCCGAATCCATTATCAACACCAAGACAATATCCTAACACGACAGCACACAATTATCCTGAATATGACCTAATATCCCTTTCCTTCAGTTTTATTCTTTACACATTAATTTGTATGAAACCTCAGTAAGTTCCAGGGGGACGCTAAATTGACACTTCACGGAAATCCAAAACCCGAAATTGAAACCTCTCCTAAGCAGTATACAGAGATCAAACACTGACTTGATATAAAGCTTAACAATACCTACAAAAGCCTCTAGGCTCAGGAAACCTACATTCATCAATTAAATTAACCAAATTGGACAGCTGACAAAACATATATCAGTCAGTATACACAGATAAATAGTTTCTACCTAAAATCAAATACATACACAGTTAAACCTCTCCACATTAGGGTCGGGATCggaaaattttattaatttatcaaGATTATCAAATTATCGAAAAAAATACTACTAATGTATGTATCTACGAGTATACCTCAACACCTTCAGAAGCAGCTGCTGATGCGTAAACGGGGGGAGAATTAAAACTAAAATCAGAATCAAGAAACAGAAAGAAAAAAATAGCAACCCCAAAACAAGAAAATGCCATTACGTATAGAAAATATATAAACCAGGTGTTTAGCCAAAATGGCAGATCTGTTTTACTGGGTTCTCGGGTCGGGTTGGAAGGTGGAGTGGGTTTGTTGGACGACTGGTGGGTTTTTCTGCGGGAGAGATTAGGATGGTTTTGGCCGGAAGTAGAAGCCACGGTTGGAATTCCGATGAGAATCTGAGAAACAAACGTGTAAACTAAAGATCATATGAGAGCGCGACTGACTTGATTTATTTCGAGCTTTTTGGGTTTCGTTTCCACGTATATACTCATAACTTCACGAATCAATTTGTGCCACGTGTAGAGGGAGTCCATCATACATAACTGACGTGGAGATTTGTTGCTTCTGAATGAGGTGGGAGCACAGGAGGGTCGGAATTAGGAAGTCGTGGGTCGGGCTTAATCTGcggtttttatgattttttaaaaataggCCGGATCGGATTATCCTATATTTATGAATATCGGTTTTAAATATAGGTGTAAGACTTATTTTTGGTCCTCGGCTGGTGAAGCCACATTAAACCGAACCGGATTTTATCTAGTtctttttatttctaaaaatatCGTACTTGTAAAAATTAAAACTCCTCGTAAGCAAGATTACAAGTGATAAACTCTAAAACAACAAAAAATCACTCATACAGACCTGATGTAGAATAAGTCCCTTTGCTAACAACTGAACTACATTATTCGTAGATCTATGCACAAAAAATAACCAATAACACTTTATCAAATTGTTTAATTAACTCATTACAATTAGTAGCAACCGTATCAAAGTAGGAATGCCCTATATTTATATTAACAGCTTCCACCAATGTCTTAGCATCAGACTAAAAAATGCACATGATTTTCCTCGATTACATGGTCCAGCGGTTCCTTTGGAATAACGGTCTCAGACTCTCGTGGTTGCACATTACTTAGAATCACGTTGCTTCTTACTCGAAGAAAACATCTCATGTCATCACGGATAACACAACCAACTCCAATAAAGTTTGACCCATGCTTGCAGGCAGCATCAATGTTAATCTTTATCCAACCTACATGTGGTTTATACCACACTCGATCATTCGCATGTTGTTGTACTCGATTTTTACCATTTTCATCCCTTATTTTTTGCCAGTATGTCAACATATTAATGTCATGATCTTCACACCAAACACTGATTGATTCGCCCGTTCACACACCCATTTATTACGTTTGTGCCATAGTCCTCAGCAAACCAGTCCTGCAATAAGACAAGTGTTCTTACTATTCTTATAAAATACCTTTTGTAATACCTTCATTACTATCTCATTTGGAGACACTGTGAACATATCTTGAATCACAATCACACTCCACACCTCATGTGCGAACTGGTAGTTAAAGATAACGTGTATAGCATCCTCTACATGTAGCTGACACCAGTAGCAggtgttagtcgctaaacacgcgctaataatacacacaagtatacgagttcgtaagtagtatagaatcttttctagttcgttcccacagagactaattttggttaactaattaatttatacacttaagcaacaatatatgattattattcaatgctaagacgataacaagtTGAggtgtttataactaagaattaaactaacaattataactaagagaataagattgactgaattaatatatatgacaaacatgggattctaacttcattaaatacttcattcttattcaaaaaaaaatacttcattcaatagccttattgttcttaaacttagcatgcaatggtgatgacactaatcagataacacgaaattgataaaagccaactttcgttgcacaaataccatactatcagacatccacaaaagagatataagctgaatagacaccaattatattgagatcctatatgtctataaaatttgacaacataacgttttaagcacaagttatctatcttgattacatagggcaagtaagatggttaaaattacctatgaatcatgcatatcaattacatgaacctatgctagcatggcaagtctaaaatccttaaattcactttcactttattaagaattaacacactatcttataagttcgcgacgctcataagacgaatacgcacaaccaatactaggctatcatacaatcaccacatactaaggcatcaaaacaatttaactaaaaaaatccataaataaatccgctagaatcccacgataacgattagcccataatcggactcatcatcaacgtgggttccgatgaaagcatggtttaataaacgtagtctttataataaataaataaaaccaagtacgaaacaagagtaaggttcacaaataagaaaactagcatccaagttacaacttagaacaaagattcacaagtaaaaataagatcttcttcatcttcgttgaatcgtgctaaaacGGTGTTCTTACAGCTCTCCTTGATAAGTCTCTGgcttgatatattattaaaaacgACCTAAAGTTATTTATACAGCAGCCCTAATCAGCTGAGAAGTCCAGAAATCAATCTTCTATTCAAAATaggattcttgaaacccgacctggcgcggccgcgcgcttgatcagtgcgggcgcgctggctgtgacgactgagaattatgcgacgtaattaagtcaataaagtatgtgttatgtgatgtgattataattatgtgactacgtgatgattaattgtcttatctgtatattagagtttaggagcgtggataaaaacgttccaatttaaagagtcagcttaaaagttaagttgtggtgtcgggccgtcaggtagaacggaacccgtcctaataaagagttaaagaatataaaatgtgaattatgtgtgattgaatgaaatgaatgtttaaataaagtatttcgtcctaagtgacgtgttgattggaaaagataatgagaagcgtaatcgaaacgctgagtgtcgggtcgtcaggctgaacgtgacctggtacgcgtaaaagaggataaagattaaagagggatatattctatgatcagacttgagtcgttatgtgattatatatgtgagattgttgtctgtAAGCATGGTTATGTGATATGTGATagtttttgtgaattttaaaggaattacatgatttaaataaaggtttaattaaccttcgcgcttttttataaaatcattcgagtaagataaaaatatgggatttattctgttatcttcgtagtggtcctagagactttttaaaaatgataagtgaatttatgtgatggtctttgcatttttaaattgattttatgagaaaaatgttattattaaagcaagtttgcgaaattcatataaaatcaatcgttcgctcaaaaattcattatgagtaatgggtggaaagctaatttcgagatctacgtgttAAAGATTTTTATTCAATGCAATTTCATCTTTCCGAGAGAAGCATTTGCAGATCAACTCTATTTTCTTTTAAGGACAAAAAAAGAATCAAAATATACAATAACCTAATTACCATATTACCCTCCCTTGGTAATATAAAACCACCCCACctccttctcttttctttttctttccgaGCCATTCTCTtccttctctcttttctctcgtttctttctctctctctctctctcggatttttctctccctctcggtacactctctctcttcactctctctcacttgttcttcatTCATTTTCGGGTATAGAACCCTGATTGTGTGAGAAATAGAGATATCTACTTGTATTCATTCATGCATGTAGCTATTTTTAAGTTTTTGAGAGAGATCAAAGTTGGGTTTGGTGGTTTTTGAGTTCGGCTTTCATGAAAACAAAAGAGGTTTGTGTTTTGAATAAGgatatgtgtttgcatgtgtgtattacttgtgaaaatgggtggttgatggttggaaacccccgaatgggggcaccaccgagatgccaccgccaccggtgatgaactccggtgaaccggtggtgagccatgatgttaaaaactgagctctagaaccttaaaatcaaatatttgtgTTTGCATGTAGTGTTTTGataaaaaggccgaatggcccttactattttaggaaatcaagttgatttttgaTAATGAAATTTTGGTGGATAGTTGTTGATAGATAGTATAGAATAATTACAATTGATTTGTGATTTATAAACTTGAgatgatgcatgcatgttgtgatttaggtgaaattcgaattcttgtatttgtgttaagaaatttagttggtttaatcgatgaaaatgagtgtttgatataatgaagagatgaatttgaattgcatgtgagcgtgtatgtatgttttggttcgaattattgtTGATAAAGAAAAGGGTGTTAGTTTAAATGCTGGATTATGCTAAGATTAAAGAtgcatggtgtaattttgagaaatttgattgtatatatatgattatggttagaatttttatgattaaaagaaaggagaatgattctttaatggtgtttgaatgagttatgtgtttatgtgaactaaagtgagtatttggttgattttgtgtgATAATGCCGAACAGGTCATAGGGATTAAAAGTCAAAAACCTGGTTTTGATGATCAAAAGGATGATTGAAGGTGTATAAGTGAATATCTATGAATTTGTTTGCTtgattgtagtatgtggttcgaattaaggaataaaagaaaaggggaactaagttgattgattttaaaagatataagtgatagttatggacgtaaatgtttggttgtgaataaatcatgtactcatAAGAGTTATaatagtgtgatttgagaaatagctaagaaTAAGCAAGTGCGCTTCGATtattaagtatataaggatataaaaattACGAAAAgagatatgctatgtgctatgtgcttatatgtataagctatattcgtatgctcgagtcaaggatataatcgagttatcgtatagagtgatcgttccgggaacgagagttgagaatctaattagggttttggttttattgtagattcggagcgtgagggcattcaggctgggaaaggaaaggatttactaggtggcagtagttcaaccttcaggaaagcaaatccaggcaagtaactccgattacttgtgtaaatggttataaagagaatgttgttcataccatgtagagtattgaactgtttaagtatgaaacccttattttatgaaaccctgatattgatttgaagtaccaTTGTTCTTGATAATCTTTTtctgataagcttattgatttcaccctttgataatctgtcctttctgttcaagttacctattaagccatgaattataCTGAACCCTTTGATTAttcttgttaaccctgtttaatgataccctgtttctcttgatcgccctattgatccctaaatcaatgttgatccttctaatttagtgccttgttatccttgatacagaattcttatgaattgttccttacgtatctttgaatcactccctgaattttgttttcttaaaatctgaattaagaatgcGTTTCGatttgaaagagtccgaatgatttcaaatgcttggtaatgataaaaatggattttagaaaacctatttgttttttcaactcaaggttttccaaatgaattcctgatggattggattgggatgtaaaaggctagtgggactagtccaatcatggtaagaggctagcggggctagtccaacttaaggctggaattatgccgattggtaccttaaagaccggatggaggtcggtacgggctgatcacccgtacataatgaaatggaaagataagtgatccaatcaagggttctaattgattatttaaaaaggggaactgaaactttttgttcagtaaattgattcttgaaaatgaaaatggtttttattgctttgaaaagagttgttTATGTTAtcgtgaagcttaaagctcgagaaccctgattcttgaaattgttgatcatatgattcattctatatattgaaatactgttgctttcctctattgaaagatctattctgatcctttaatgatttgtgatgattgtcggctttcgtcctgctttgagccttgttccttgaaagccccatagtattcttcagaaacctttccttaacccaaaagatggaaatctgccacctagatcaaataaagtagaatgccctgagtttggtaaagcattTTGTGAATTGATgttgtagaactgctatatagttacttgctgagttttatactcatgtgttttgttttaatctaaccatgacagttaagcaagaagaagatggccaggcttaggcgcactgctcgtaagagcgtacctggtggtccctaccgtgttgagggcttccggtttccagagcaggtagtggtaattatgagtgagctcgcgcctagaaagaagtgtataaagatacaatgggttatctgtcggttcccagccggaatcgatattgtttatttaatattttgggcttgtaagttatattttatgattgatAGTTGTAAtattgtctcatactttatcctgttgatcctgttagtagttaatcggggtttatgcatatttaattattagattagtggtgtgtgtgagtcctcatttcctaaccccgagattgagggcgtcacaagttggtatcagagctacaggatctagtccctgagacaagttaggattaaaaaggggtattttaggaatatatctatatcgcgagagagttcgactcatatagagttgagttagactattaggtatagtctaaggaaagtgtttattggtaaagcggaaactagagttagggtgtgggttagctggaagctttatttaaccctaacattgtttcttggttgctgttttgtgtttgctctcaggatcctagtagtggtagtgactcagactcagagattagtttgactggtacccatgtggaccccattccaccctctccagaggagcctgtgtatgttagtttagacccagaggaggacccttctgagagtagtgagatccccatgcagatttcacccttgaggccagattcagagacccctgcccctgagccagagtcggagatgcctaagactgttcctgttagtgttggtggcaagttagcccaggatcgagactttgtgtactcccgcattcctgagttggggGCTTTGGTAGATAGGTTAATTCGGGATTCTAGGTAGAGGACTTCAGTGGTGATGGAGGAGTGgatatgttaggaatatgtgtattagtttgatgataagttaagcaaaacacttaagtagaaatctagtgtttgtagcctcaacggataagaccatcttggctatccgttgaaggagtagccttacttagcaataagtttggtattgtagcacatttcactctctagtttcaagctgtaattcttagatgttgttaggaaataatcagtcatgttgactactaatggatgtacaaataggagggctaattgtaaatatttcatgccttgtaattttgtataagtgaagaagtgtcaacggatattgaagaccttcaacggataagaaacaaagcttcaacggatgtctctaatgcttcaacgga
This sequence is a window from Apium graveolens cultivar Ventura chromosome 9, ASM990537v1, whole genome shotgun sequence. Protein-coding genes within it:
- the LOC141684461 gene encoding stromal cell-derived factor 2-like protein, with protein sequence MAFSCFGVAIFFFLFLDSDFSFNSPPVYASAAASEGVEVTYGSVIKLMHEKTKFRLHSHDVPYGSGSGQQSVTGFPNVDDSNSYWIVRPIPDTNEKQGNTIKSGTIIRLQHMRTRRWLHSHLHASPISGNMEVSCFGDDGNSDTGDHWKLEIEGSGKSWRQDQKVRLFHVDTQGYLHSHDKKFSRTAGGQQEVCGVRLKRPDNIWMASEGVYLPVTGSK